The Yersinia intermedia genome window below encodes:
- the deoC gene encoding deoxyribose-phosphate aldolase, with product MTDLTACANLNDYAKRALSLMDLTTLNDNDTDDKVIALCHQAKSPAGNTAAICIYPRFIPIARKTLREQGTPEIRIATVTNFPHGNDDIAIALAETRAAIAYGADEVDVVFPYHALMAGNDKVGFELVKECKEACAAANVLLKVIIETGELKQEHLIRQASEIAIKAGADFIKTSTGKVPVNATLESAGIMMSTIRDLGVGKTVGFKPAGGVRTAEDAAQFLQLADQLMGEGWADARHFRFGASSLLASLLTTLGHQSDSKSSGY from the coding sequence ATGACCGATTTAACCGCCTGCGCGAATCTGAACGATTATGCCAAACGCGCACTGAGTTTGATGGATTTAACCACCCTGAATGACAACGATACCGACGATAAGGTTATCGCGTTGTGTCATCAGGCAAAAAGCCCTGCCGGTAACACGGCGGCAATCTGTATTTATCCCCGCTTTATTCCTATTGCGCGTAAAACGTTGCGTGAGCAGGGTACCCCTGAAATCCGCATTGCAACAGTAACCAACTTCCCACATGGCAATGATGATATTGCTATTGCACTGGCAGAAACCCGTGCTGCCATTGCCTATGGTGCTGATGAAGTGGATGTGGTTTTCCCTTACCACGCCTTAATGGCGGGTAATGATAAGGTCGGCTTCGAATTAGTGAAAGAGTGCAAAGAAGCCTGCGCTGCCGCGAATGTATTGCTGAAAGTAATCATAGAAACCGGTGAGCTAAAGCAAGAGCACTTGATCCGTCAAGCCTCTGAAATTGCGATTAAAGCTGGCGCAGATTTTATCAAAACCTCCACCGGTAAAGTGCCGGTCAATGCCACACTGGAAAGTGCGGGTATTATGATGAGCACTATCCGTGATTTAGGCGTGGGTAAAACCGTCGGCTTTAAGCCTGCGGGCGGGGTCCGTACCGCTGAAGATGCCGCACAATTCCTGCAACTGGCCGATCAATTGATGGGTGAGGGCTGGGCCGATGCCCGCCACTTCCGCTTTGGCGCATCCAGTCTGTTAGCCAGCTTATTAACCACGCTGGGCCATCAGAGTGATAGCAAAAGTAGCGGTTACTAA
- a CDS encoding NupC/NupG family nucleoside CNT transporter, which yields MLMSLVGMAVLILIAVLLSSNYRAINIRTVVGAFIIQIVIGALVLYVPIGRRILGGMSEGVANVIAYGNEGISFIFGGLVSDKMFEVFGGGGFVFALRVLPVIVFFSSLIAVLYYLGIMQIVIKVLGGGLQKLLGTSRTESLSATANIFVGQTEAPLVVRPYIATMTQSELFAVMCGGLASVAGSVLAGYAQMGVPLEYLIAASFMAAPGGLLFAKLMVPETEKTHDKVDATTLIAEDERPANVIDAAASGAASGMQLALNVGAMLLAFIALIALLNGILGGIGGWFDYPQLSLELILGWVFSPIAYLIGVPWSEAMVAGSFIGQKIIVNEFVAFMNFGQYLQAEELVKAAGLQVLSDHTKAIISFALCGFANLSSVAILLGGLGSMAPNRRHDIARFGLKAVAAGTLSNLMSATIAGFFLAL from the coding sequence ATGCTAATGAGTTTGGTTGGAATGGCAGTACTGATATTAATAGCCGTACTTCTTTCAAGTAATTATAGGGCGATTAATATCCGCACTGTTGTTGGCGCATTTATTATCCAGATCGTTATTGGTGCATTGGTGTTATATGTGCCTATCGGTCGCCGCATTCTGGGCGGCATGTCAGAAGGGGTAGCGAACGTTATCGCCTACGGTAATGAGGGGATTTCATTTATTTTTGGCGGTTTGGTTTCCGACAAAATGTTTGAGGTTTTCGGTGGCGGCGGCTTTGTATTCGCCTTGCGAGTATTACCGGTAATTGTATTCTTCTCGTCATTGATTGCCGTTTTGTATTACCTCGGCATCATGCAAATCGTTATTAAAGTATTGGGCGGTGGTTTGCAAAAGCTGCTGGGGACTTCACGTACTGAATCCCTTTCCGCCACTGCCAATATCTTTGTTGGTCAAACCGAAGCGCCGTTAGTGGTGCGCCCTTATATTGCCACCATGACCCAATCTGAGCTGTTTGCGGTAATGTGCGGCGGTTTAGCCTCCGTTGCCGGTTCAGTATTGGCCGGTTATGCGCAAATGGGGGTGCCATTGGAATACCTGATTGCCGCCTCCTTTATGGCAGCACCGGGCGGGTTACTGTTTGCTAAACTGATGGTGCCAGAAACCGAAAAAACCCATGATAAAGTTGATGCGACTACCTTGATTGCTGAGGATGAACGCCCGGCTAACGTTATTGATGCTGCGGCCTCTGGCGCGGCTTCCGGTATGCAATTGGCGCTGAATGTTGGGGCAATGCTGTTGGCTTTTATCGCCTTGATTGCTCTGCTCAATGGTATTTTAGGTGGGATTGGTGGCTGGTTTGATTATCCACAACTTTCGCTAGAGTTGATTCTGGGCTGGGTATTCTCGCCGATTGCCTATCTGATCGGTGTGCCGTGGAGTGAAGCGATGGTGGCGGGTTCATTTATCGGCCAGAAGATTATCGTTAACGAATTCGTAGCATTTATGAATTTCGGTCAGTATCTCCAGGCGGAAGAGTTAGTCAAAGCTGCGGGTTTACAGGTTCTTTCCGATCACACTAAGGCCATTATCTCCTTTGCGTTGTGCGGTTTTGCTAACTTGTCATCTGTTGCCATCTTATTGGGTGGTTTGGGTAGCATGGCACCGAATCGCCGCCACGATATCGCGCGTTTTGGCCTGAAAGCGGTAGCGGCAGGCACATTGTCGAATCTGATGAGTGCGACGATCGCCGGTTTCTTCCTGGCATTATAA
- a CDS encoding TatD family hydrolase — MAAIIEQIPSLIDTPYFIDTHCHFDFPPFSGAEAASLVTAAQANVRQLIVPAVGAAYFSRILALAANYPPLFAALGMHPLYIAQHQEADLAALASYLVNKTHKLVAVGEIGLDLYMDDPQLPRQLALLQAQLTLAKQHDLPVILHSRRSHDQLASALRKTVLPRTGVVHGFAGSLAQAQAFIRLGYYIGVGGTITYARAQKTRGVMAALPLSSLLLETDAPDMPLAGFQGQPNRPERAADVFSVLCELRPEAPQQIASQLLENSQRLFRLPPAKICPP, encoded by the coding sequence ATGGCAGCGATCATTGAGCAGATACCGTCTCTCATCGATACACCTTATTTTATCGATACCCACTGTCACTTTGACTTCCCTCCGTTCAGTGGCGCAGAGGCGGCCAGTCTAGTCACTGCGGCTCAGGCGAATGTCAGGCAGTTGATCGTCCCGGCGGTGGGTGCGGCTTATTTTTCCCGTATTTTGGCGTTGGCTGCGAACTATCCGCCTCTTTTTGCCGCACTAGGTATGCATCCACTCTATATTGCTCAACATCAAGAGGCCGATTTAGCCGCTCTGGCATCTTATCTGGTGAACAAAACGCATAAGCTGGTGGCGGTGGGGGAAATTGGCCTGGATCTCTATATGGATGATCCGCAGTTACCACGCCAATTAGCGCTATTGCAGGCCCAACTTACGTTGGCGAAACAGCATGATCTCCCCGTTATTCTGCATTCCCGCCGTTCCCATGACCAATTAGCCTCGGCACTGCGCAAAACTGTTTTGCCGCGCACGGGGGTCGTGCATGGTTTTGCCGGTAGCCTGGCGCAAGCGCAAGCCTTTATTCGCCTGGGTTATTACATCGGTGTGGGCGGGACCATTACTTATGCGCGGGCACAGAAAACCCGTGGTGTGATGGCCGCATTACCGCTTTCTTCATTACTGCTGGAAACCGATGCACCGGATATGCCGTTAGCGGGTTTTCAGGGGCAACCAAATCGGCCTGAGCGGGCTGCTGATGTGTTCAGTGTATTGTGTGAATTACGCCCTGAAGCACCACAACAGATTGCCAGCCAGTTGCTAGAGAATAGCCAGCGTTTGTTCCGGTTACCGCCAGCCAAGATATGCCCCCCCTAA